A segment of the Campylobacter vulpis genome:
AATTTTCGCTCAAAAACCCATAGCCTGGGTGGATCGCATCTGCTCCACAAGCCTTAGCAATTTCAATAATCCTAGCAATATCTAAATACCCCCGTATCGCATCTGTGCCTATTCTATAAGCCTCATCAGCAATTTTAACATGCAAACATTCTCTATCAGGCTCTGTAAAAACAGCCACACTTTTAATATATAAATCTCTACAAGCACGAATTACACGCACCGCTATTTCTGCACGATTTGCAATGAGAATTTTTCTTATCTTAATCATCAAAACCCCTCAAATAAATTTATTAATTCTAGCAAAATAAGTTTAAAAATTCGTGTTATAATGGCGATTTGTTATTTTATAAGGGAAGTAATGGTCGCGGACAAAAAATTATTTTATTTAAGTTGTGCTTTAATCACCATAGGTATCATTTTTTCCTATTCTTTAACTACTTTTACCATTTTATATTTTGATTATCATGAATTTCATTTTTTTATCCGCCAACTTTTTTTTGGCATTAGTGGAATTTTAATAATGTTTTTTCTCTCAAAACTTAATCCCGATAATTCAAATTCCTATAAAATCATACTCGCTATCCTTATCTTTTCCTTTTTTGCCATTATCATTTTGCCCTTTCTGCCAACAAATTTAGCCACTGAAAGTGGGGGTGCAAAAAGGTGGATTAGACTTGGTCCTGTTTCTATTTCTCCGGTAGAGTTTTTTAAAATCGGCTTAATTTATTTTTTAGCTTGGTCTTACACAAGGCGTATTAATGATGAAAAAAAGGCGATTAAGCACGAAATTCTCATACTTTTACCTTATTGCATTGTAGCAACCCTAGTTATAGGCTATATTTATATCACGCAAAATGACTTAGGGCAAAGTGTCATTAGTTTTTTTCTTATCCTTGCTCTTGCCTTTTTTGCGGGGGCTAGTAAGAGACTTTTTGCTTTTGGAATTTTAATTGTGATGATGATAGGTATAGCTGTTATCTTTAGCAATCAAAGAAGAATTCAACGCATTGCAAATTGGTGGGGAAACATTCAAGATGCCTTTTTACCCCTACTTCCCGAGTGGATTGCTTCAGCCATTCGTGTGAGTGAAAATAGCGAACCCTATCAAATTTCACACTCACTTAATGCCATAGCACACGGAGGCTTTTTTGGAGAGGGTTTGGGGCTTGGAATTTTTAAGCTGGGCTTTTTGAGTGAAGTGCATACAGATTTCGTTCTTTCAGGCATTACGGAAGAAATAGGGCTTTTAGGATTAGCTTTTATTTGTTTTCTTTATCTTTGGATGATACTAAGAATTTTTAGAATCGCTGGACGATGTGATAAAAAAGAGCATTTTATCTTTTGCTCTGGCATAGCTTTACTTTTACTTTTTTCATTTTTTATGAATGCTTTTGGTATCATCTCACTTACCCCACTAAAAGGTGTCGCCGTGCCACTTTTAAGTTATGGAGGAAGTTCAATGTGGGCGATTTGTATAGGGCTTGGCTATGTTTTAATGATTTCAAAAAAGGTTAAATTATGATAGTTTTAACAGGTGGAGGCACGGGAGGGCATTTAAATATCGTTAAATGCTTACTTGAAAGTGCGGTAAAAAAAAATTTAGACTGCATTTATATAGGAAGTGAAAATGGACAAGATAAGGCGTGGTTTGAAAAAGAAGAGCGTTTTAAGGCTAAGTATTTTCTAAGCTCCACAGGAGTTGTCAATCAAAGCAAATTGAAAAAATTAAAAGCCCTAAAACATATCTTAAAACTTTCCTTTAAGTGCCAAAAAATTTTTAAAGAACATAGCGTAAAAGCCGTTATTAGCGTAGGAGGATATAGTGCTGCACCTGCTTCTTTTGGAGCGATTTTTGCAAGAATTCCACTTTTTATCCACGAGCAGAATTCAAAAAGTGGGGCTTTAAATTCCTTTCTTAAGCCCTTTTCTAAAAACTTTTTTAGTGCCTTTGAAAAAGAAATTATCCCCTACCCTGTGGGAGAAGATTTTTTCACTCTTGCAAGAGAAAGAAAAGAATTAAAAACAATTATTTTTTTAGGAGGCTCTCAAGGTGCTAAATTTATCAACCAACTCGCCCTTCAATTAGCGTCAAAACTGAAAGAAAGGGATATCAAAATCATTCATCAGTGTGGGAAAGAAGATTATGAGCTTTGTGAAAAAGCTTATAAAGAGCTTAATATAGATGTGGATCTATTTGCCTTTCATAATGATTTAGCCTCAAAAATGAGGGAGGCGGATTTAGCCATTTCAAGGGCTGGAGCTAGCACTTTATTTGAACTTTGTGCAAATACTTTACCTACCATTTTCATACCTTATCCTTACGCCGCTAAAAATCATCAATTTTTTAACGCTAAATTTTTACAAGATAGAGCTTTATGTCAAATTTTCACCCAAGAGCAATGTCAAAATGAAAAAGCCCTTTTAAAATCAATCTTCACGATGAATTTAGAATATCTTAGTCAAAAATTGCAAGGTATTACACAAAAAAATGGGGCAAATTTAATGTTAGAAAGAGTGCTTAACTCTCTTTAATTTTGCGTTTAGCAAGTCCCATTTGCTCATAAGCGTCAATTTCCTTTTTATAGGAGTTGGAAAGTTTTTTTAATTCTCTATTCAAAAAACTCACATTTGTGGCACTTGCACTCGCATTTGAAGCGAAACTTGAAACAAATTCAAGCTTTTTCTTAGTCGCCTCATCTAAATCCTTAGAAGTTTTAGAGCCTAATTTATGTGTGGCAATAAAAAGAGTGGCAAGTTCCTTTAAATCGCTATCATTTAAACTTGTATCCGCTGCCTTAGCAATCATTTTTTCCAAATCCGTGCTAAATTTTTTCTTAGAAACAACTGCTTCTTCTGCCTTTTTGGGAGTTTTTTCTTTGCCACCAAGTATCAAAAAAGTCATCAAGGCGAAAATAAAAAGTAAAACTCCAGCCGCACAAAGAACAATAAGGGCAATATGGGACATCAAAGCCTACCGACAAATTTTCGCTTTCTATAAGCCAAAATTCCCAAAACAATCATTAAGCAAAAACCCCAATAAACATAATTTGGAATTTGTGTTGCTTCGCCAGCAGCGTAAGAGTGCATACCGACCAAGAAATAATTAACTCCAAAATAGGTCATAATAATCACCCAATAAGCAAACATACTCCAAAGTGCAAAAATAAATTGATTTGCATATTTGGGAATCATTCTAAGATGTAAAATTGTAGCATAAACAAGTATGCTTATGAGCGACCAAGTTTCTTTGCTGTCCCAACTCCAATATCTCCCCCAACTTTCATTAGCCCAAATAGCACCTAAAAAATTCCCCACGGTAAGCAAACAAAGTCCTAAAATCATCGCCATTTCATTAATTCTAGTCGCTTCTGTAATATTTCGTAAGAGTCTGCTTTGTAAATTTCCGTCTTTTTTAAGAAAGCACATTAAAATTAAGGCAAAAATTCCAAGCAAAGCACTCAAGCCAAAAAAACCATAACTTGCCGTAATTACAGAAACATGGATACTAAGCCAGTAAGAGTGTAAAACAGGCATTAAAGGTGTAATTTGAGGATTCATCTCATTTAAATGAGCCACAGCCAATACAATTCCCGCTAAAATAGATGTCAAAGAAAGAGAAATGGGACTTCTTTTTGAGAAAAATATGCCAGAAAGTGCCAAAGCCCAAGCAATATAAACCATACTCTCATAAGCATTACTCCAAGGAGCTCGCTCGGCTAAATAAGCTCTAATCCCAAGTCCTGCCGTATGTATCATAAAAACAAAAATATTTAAATAATACACAAGCTTAAAAACAAAACCAATTTTAAGCTTATAATTAATCATTTTAGCTAAAACTAAAAGCAAAAGTAAGAAGCCAGCTAAAAGATACACAGGGATAAGCTTGACAAAAATTTGCACCTCATTAATAAAAATTTCCGTGGCAATTTTTCTTTCACTTGGCACAATACTAGAGCCAAATTTAAGCTGATACTGCTTAATCAAATTCAAGCCACCATTTGCCTTTGTCCAATCGCCACTTACCAAAGCTTCATCAACAGAACTAAAATAATTTTTAATCAAAGCCCAAACAACCTCTTGCTCTTTGCCTTGCAAGTCTTTTAAGGCAGAAAAAGGTGGGAGCCAAAGATTGTTTTCGTCATTTTGCTTAGGGATAATCTTAAACAAAATTCCACCAAAAACATAATTAACAATATTTGCTCTCTCATCTAAAGCGATGATTTCCTTATCAAAAACCCCTCTAGCATTTGGACTTTTGCGATTAGCATTTTCGACATAACGCTGGAGTTTATAAAGTCCGTCTTTAGTGAAAAAATCTTTATAGGCTATATATTTAGCACTTTTTATTTCTAAAATTTTAGCAATTTCATCTCTTGCAGTCTCATTTTTAGGCATGATGATAAAAGGTTCTTTTTGCCACTCATTAGGATTCATCATCATAGAAAGCATAATGGCACTTGCTTCTTGATTTTGATAGGTATCACTTTTTCGAATTTTTTCCAAAACCTCTTTTGCTAAGGTATCAAAAGGACTCATACGCCCATCAAATTTCTGCACCACTAAAAAATTAAGCGTTTTAGCATGTTCTTTATCTATGATGGGTAAATTATTTTGTGCTAGAGCCTTACTTGCTCCAAAGCAAAAAAAGAAGATAAAAAGAAAGGTGGCGGTATTTTTCATCGCTTCTTTATTAATCATCTTCGCTAAAGTTCTAAATCTTGAATGGGGATTAAGTAAATTTAAAAACATACCAAGAGAAAGCAAAAAATAACCTATGTAGGTGGGAATTTTACCAGGGTCCTGATTGACTGAAAGTATAGTGCCTAACTCATCTTGATCATATGAGCTTTGATAAAAACGATAACCTCTATAATCTAAAACATTATTCATAAAAATCCTATAATCAAATTCCTTATCCTTATCTTTTACAATCACTTCACTTGCATAAGATGCTGGAGAATTTGACCCTGGATAGCGATCCATTACGAAGTCTTTAAGGTAAAGCGTAAAGGGAAGCTCTTCATAGCTATAAGTCCAAGAGATAAAAAATTTACGCCCAGCAAGTTCTACAGATAGAGGATTATCATACTCAAATACTACAACTTCTTTATTTTGCCCCTTATAATTTAACTCAAGCTTTAAGGCGTTGCGTCCTGTCAGCTTAAGTGCCTGATAATCCTTACTCATCGCAAAATCTTTTAAACCCAAAAGCCAAGAAGCCTTCCAAGTTTGCGGCTCGCCAAAAGAAGAAACTAAAAAAGTGCGTCCCACTTCCAGCCAAGCACTCTTAAACCACGCCAAAAAGCTAGAATCCTGCTCTCTATTAACTCCACGAATGCTTTCCTTTGCACTTAAAGAAGCAAATTTAACCACAAAATTGACACCATTTAATTCATAAAGTCTTCTTTCTTTCACGCTCTCCTTAGCTTTTGCTTTTAAAACTGCACTTGTGCCATCGCCCATACTCAAAAATTTCAAATCTTCACTAGAACTAAGTTGTAAATTTTCGTCAATTTTTACAAAAGGGGCTTGAACCGCATCATTTAAAAAAGCAAAATTAACTCCGCTTAAATTCTTAATCTCTCCCTTTTTAAAGACAACTTCACTCCCTTGCATACCCTGCGAGGAAAGCATTAGGACAAGTAAAGGGGAAGAGGCATTATTTTCTTCAAAAACATACTTCGCGTCTAAAAGTAAGTCCTTATAAATCAAATTTGCCTTTTCGCTCATATTAAGCTGCATATTAAAAGAATTGACAAAAGGTAAGACGCCTATATGTTCGGTATTGACGCTACTATAAATCGCACCATTTTCCACCGCTGAAAAGCGTATGGTGCTTTTTGCACTTTGCATAATGGAATTTTCAGCCTTTTCTCTTATATGAAGCATACCTTCAAAGCCGCCATATCGCGTCATCGCACTACCCAAAAGAATAAATAAAAAAGAAAAATGAAAAATCATTAATGGTAGCTTTTTAAGTCTAAACATTTTATAAGCAAACATCGCACAAAGTAAATTAATGCCAAGTAAAAGTTGAATATAACCAAACCAAGCTGTGCCATAAATCATAGCCCAAGCGGTAGGCGTTCCATAAGCACTTTCAATAAAGGTTGCCAAAGCACAAAAAAGTGCGAAAAGCAAAAATAGAGCAATAGAAATTCGCAAATCTCCCACACTTTTTAAGAAATTTTTCATTTATAATCCCAAATATTTCTTTTTAATCTCATCATTATGAATCAAATTTTGTGCCTCATCTTGCATCACTATATGTCCATTTTCTAAAACATAGGCATAGTCGCTTATTTTAAGAGCTGAAAAGGCATTTTGTTCAACCAAAAGTATGGTAATGCCCTCTTCTTTTAAACGCACAA
Coding sequences within it:
- the ftsW gene encoding putative lipid II flippase FtsW, which translates into the protein MVADKKLFYLSCALITIGIIFSYSLTTFTILYFDYHEFHFFIRQLFFGISGILIMFFLSKLNPDNSNSYKIILAILIFSFFAIIILPFLPTNLATESGGAKRWIRLGPVSISPVEFFKIGLIYFLAWSYTRRINDEKKAIKHEILILLPYCIVATLVIGYIYITQNDLGQSVISFFLILALAFFAGASKRLFAFGILIVMMIGIAVIFSNQRRIQRIANWWGNIQDAFLPLLPEWIASAIRVSENSEPYQISHSLNAIAHGGFFGEGLGLGIFKLGFLSEVHTDFVLSGITEEIGLLGLAFICFLYLWMILRIFRIAGRCDKKEHFIFCSGIALLLLFSFFMNAFGIISLTPLKGVAVPLLSYGGSSMWAICIGLGYVLMISKKVKL
- the murG gene encoding undecaprenyldiphospho-muramoylpentapeptide beta-N-acetylglucosaminyltransferase, coding for MMIVLTGGGTGGHLNIVKCLLESAVKKNLDCIYIGSENGQDKAWFEKEERFKAKYFLSSTGVVNQSKLKKLKALKHILKLSFKCQKIFKEHSVKAVISVGGYSAAPASFGAIFARIPLFIHEQNSKSGALNSFLKPFSKNFFSAFEKEIIPYPVGEDFFTLARERKELKTIIFLGGSQGAKFINQLALQLASKLKERDIKIIHQCGKEDYELCEKAYKELNIDVDLFAFHNDLASKMREADLAISRAGASTLFELCANTLPTIFIPYPYAAKNHQFFNAKFLQDRALCQIFTQEQCQNEKALLKSIFTMNLEYLSQKLQGITQKNGANLMLERVLNSL
- the ccsA gene encoding cytochrome c biogenesis protein, translating into MKNFLKSVGDLRISIALFLLFALFCALATFIESAYGTPTAWAMIYGTAWFGYIQLLLGINLLCAMFAYKMFRLKKLPLMIFHFSFLFILLGSAMTRYGGFEGMLHIREKAENSIMQSAKSTIRFSAVENGAIYSSVNTEHIGVLPFVNSFNMQLNMSEKANLIYKDLLLDAKYVFEENNASSPLLVLMLSSQGMQGSEVVFKKGEIKNLSGVNFAFLNDAVQAPFVKIDENLQLSSSEDLKFLSMGDGTSAVLKAKAKESVKERRLYELNGVNFVVKFASLSAKESIRGVNREQDSSFLAWFKSAWLEVGRTFLVSSFGEPQTWKASWLLGLKDFAMSKDYQALKLTGRNALKLELNYKGQNKEVVVFEYDNPLSVELAGRKFFISWTYSYEELPFTLYLKDFVMDRYPGSNSPASYASEVIVKDKDKEFDYRIFMNNVLDYRGYRFYQSSYDQDELGTILSVNQDPGKIPTYIGYFLLSLGMFLNLLNPHSRFRTLAKMINKEAMKNTATFLFIFFFCFGASKALAQNNLPIIDKEHAKTLNFLVVQKFDGRMSPFDTLAKEVLEKIRKSDTYQNQEASAIMLSMMMNPNEWQKEPFIIMPKNETARDEIAKILEIKSAKYIAYKDFFTKDGLYKLQRYVENANRKSPNARGVFDKEIIALDERANIVNYVFGGILFKIIPKQNDENNLWLPPFSALKDLQGKEQEVVWALIKNYFSSVDEALVSGDWTKANGGLNLIKQYQLKFGSSIVPSERKIATEIFINEVQIFVKLIPVYLLAGFLLLLLVLAKMINYKLKIGFVFKLVYYLNIFVFMIHTAGLGIRAYLAERAPWSNAYESMVYIAWALALSGIFFSKRSPISLSLTSILAGIVLAVAHLNEMNPQITPLMPVLHSYWLSIHVSVITASYGFFGLSALLGIFALILMCFLKKDGNLQSRLLRNITEATRINEMAMILGLCLLTVGNFLGAIWANESWGRYWSWDSKETWSLISILVYATILHLRMIPKYANQFIFALWSMFAYWVIIMTYFGVNYFLVGMHSYAAGEATQIPNYVYWGFCLMIVLGILAYRKRKFVGRL